In one Nicotiana sylvestris chromosome 8, ASM39365v2, whole genome shotgun sequence genomic region, the following are encoded:
- the LOC138875546 gene encoding uncharacterized protein: MMKDHIIGEDYELWDIVTDGPLATTMKKEEGVDVPKTRADCTAEDLKKWEKNAKAKKWLVCGLGPDEYSRIQSCTTTKEIWDTLQVAHEGTLQVKRTRGTLLYSQYDNFTMKEGETIHDMYTRFTTLTNELKSLGRIILEEGKVEKILTRVLPVSWESKITAI, encoded by the coding sequence atgatgaaggatcacatcataggagaagactatgaactctgggacatagtcactgatggtcctttAGCAACtacaatgaaaaaagaggaaggagtggatgtgccaaagacaagggcTGACTGTACTGCTGAAGACCTAAAGAAGTGGGAGAAaaatgctaaggccaagaaatggcttgtgtgtggactaggtccagatgagtaTAGTAGGATCCAAAGTTGTACTACTActaaggagatatgggacactttgcaagtggctcatgaaggaacacttCAAGTGAAAAGAACCAGAGGAACACtgctgtattctcaatatgataattttactatgaaggaaggagaaactatccacGATATGTACACTAGATTCActacactgacaaatgaacttaagtcgcTTGGAAGAATTATTCTTGAAGAAGGAAAGGTTGAGAAAATCctgacaagggttctgccagtctcatgggaaagcaaaatcactgccatTTAG